A genome region from Mycolicibacterium litorale includes the following:
- a CDS encoding response regulator transcription factor: MRRADGNPVRVLVVDDEPVLAELVSMALRYEGWDISTAGDGATAIALARESPPDVVVLDVMLPDMSGLDVLAKLREQIPGLPLLLLTAKDSVEDRIAGLTAGGDDYVTKPFSLEEVVLRLRALLRRTGVTETGGAKIVVGDLVLDEDSHEVTRGGDQITLTATEFELLRFMMRNAKRVLSKAQILDRVWSYDFGGRSNIVELYVSYLRKKIDSGREPMIHTLRGAGYVLKPAAR; the protein is encoded by the coding sequence ATGCGCCGCGCCGACGGCAACCCCGTGCGCGTGCTCGTCGTCGACGACGAACCGGTGCTCGCCGAGCTCGTCTCGATGGCGCTGCGCTACGAGGGCTGGGACATCTCGACGGCGGGCGACGGCGCCACCGCGATCGCGCTGGCCCGCGAGAGCCCGCCCGACGTGGTGGTCCTCGACGTCATGCTGCCCGACATGAGCGGGCTCGACGTGCTGGCCAAGCTGCGCGAGCAGATTCCCGGCCTGCCGCTGCTGCTGCTGACCGCCAAGGACTCGGTCGAGGACCGCATCGCGGGGCTGACCGCGGGCGGCGACGACTACGTGACCAAACCGTTCTCCCTCGAAGAGGTGGTGCTCCGCCTGCGCGCGCTGCTGCGGCGCACCGGGGTCACCGAGACCGGCGGCGCGAAGATCGTCGTCGGCGACCTGGTCCTCGACGAGGACAGCCACGAGGTCACCCGCGGCGGCGACCAGATCACGCTGACCGCGACGGAGTTCGAGCTACTGCGGTTCATGATGCGCAACGCCAAGCGGGTGCTGAGCAAGGCGCAGATCCTCGACCGCGTGTGGAGTTACGACTTCGGCGGGCGCTCCAACATCGTCGAACTGTATGTGTCGTATTTGCGCAAGAAGATCGACAGCGGACGCGAGCCGATGATCCACACGCTGCGCGGCGCGGGCTATGTCCTCAAACCCGCCGCCCGCTGA
- a CDS encoding sensor histidine kinase, with product MSSNPPPAEPVGRSRLRSPRTWSLRGRLLATQIVLLALVCAAVGVGTELALKRFLVNQLDTQLAETGRRSAGLFAFGPPPPGPPMMMPVPRFPPPPGFPHRVLIRNGDGPGPDFLNAPGQAARTVGAVISHGAPVDAGVITADGARVEVSGAAAEQLAAVPADEVPRTVTLDGLGRYRVVALPARGPAEVIVTGLPTSDVDDTLLTVLVIFCVVGAIALIGATAAGVWIIRRQLAPLSRVSATAREVADLELDRGEVRLPTPIVRVDPAGAHTEVGQLGTALNRMLDRIAGALSARHASETRVRQFVADASHELRTPLAAIRGYTELAQRRSDELPDDVAHAMNRVESETGRMTQLVEDMLLLARLDDGRPLEREPVDLSRLVVDAVSDAHAAGPGHVWSLDLPEEPVVVEGDEARLHQVLGNLLANARVHTPPGTSVTTSLAVGADGGAVLTVTDDGPGIPASLQPEIFERFARGDSSRSRRGGSTGLGLAIVAAVVKAHDGTIAVDSAPGRTEFVVTLPGGAQPTHRPDQSGA from the coding sequence ATGTCCTCAAACCCGCCGCCCGCTGAGCCGGTCGGCCGTTCGCGGCTGCGTTCACCGCGTACCTGGTCGCTGCGGGGCCGTCTGCTGGCCACCCAGATCGTGCTGCTCGCGTTGGTGTGCGCCGCGGTCGGTGTCGGCACCGAACTCGCGCTGAAGAGGTTCCTGGTCAACCAGCTCGACACCCAGCTCGCCGAGACCGGGCGCCGGTCGGCCGGCCTGTTCGCGTTCGGGCCGCCACCGCCGGGCCCGCCGATGATGATGCCGGTGCCCCGGTTCCCTCCGCCGCCGGGCTTCCCGCACCGGGTGCTCATCCGCAACGGCGACGGCCCGGGGCCCGACTTCCTCAACGCGCCGGGTCAGGCCGCTCGCACCGTCGGTGCCGTGATCTCCCACGGCGCCCCGGTCGACGCCGGGGTCATCACCGCCGACGGCGCCCGCGTCGAGGTCAGCGGCGCTGCCGCCGAGCAGCTGGCCGCCGTGCCGGCCGACGAGGTCCCGCGCACGGTCACCCTCGACGGCCTGGGCCGGTACCGGGTGGTCGCGCTGCCCGCCCGCGGTCCCGCCGAGGTGATCGTCACCGGCCTGCCGACCTCCGACGTCGACGACACCCTGCTCACGGTGCTCGTCATCTTCTGCGTGGTCGGAGCCATCGCGCTGATCGGCGCCACCGCGGCGGGGGTGTGGATCATTCGCAGGCAGCTGGCCCCGCTGTCGCGGGTCTCGGCGACCGCCCGTGAGGTGGCCGATCTCGAACTCGACCGAGGTGAGGTGCGGCTGCCCACGCCGATCGTCAGGGTCGACCCCGCCGGTGCGCACACCGAGGTCGGCCAGCTCGGGACGGCGCTGAACAGGATGCTCGACCGGATCGCCGGGGCGCTCTCGGCGCGGCACGCCAGCGAGACCCGGGTCCGCCAGTTCGTCGCCGACGCCAGCCACGAACTGCGCACACCGCTGGCCGCCATCCGCGGATACACCGAGCTGGCGCAGCGCCGCTCCGACGAGCTGCCCGACGACGTCGCCCACGCAATGAACCGGGTGGAATCCGAGACCGGGCGGATGACGCAGCTCGTCGAGGACATGCTGCTGCTCGCTCGCCTTGATGACGGGCGGCCCCTGGAACGCGAACCGGTCGACCTGTCGCGGCTGGTCGTCGACGCGGTCAGCGACGCGCACGCCGCAGGCCCCGGACACGTCTGGTCCCTGGATCTGCCCGAGGAGCCGGTCGTGGTCGAGGGTGACGAGGCCCGGCTGCACCAGGTGCTCGGCAACCTGCTGGCCAACGCGCGGGTGCACACCCCGCCCGGCACGTCGGTGACCACGTCGCTGGCGGTCGGAGCCGACGGCGGCGCCGTGCTGACGGTGACCGACGACGGCCCCGGGATCCCGGCCTCCTTGCAGCCGGAGATCTTCGAGCGGTTCGCCCGCGGTGACTCGTCGCGCTCGCGCCGCGGCGGCAGCACCGGGCTGGGCCTGGCGATCGTCGCCGCGGTGGTCAAGGCCCACGACGGGACCATCGCCGTGGACAGCGCGCCGGGGCGCACCGAATTCGTGGTGACGCTGCCGGGCGGCGCACAGCCGACGCACAGGCCGGACCAATCCGGGGCCTAG
- a CDS encoding glycosyltransferase family 39 protein, translating to MTLVLPAEQTQNRAITAANGRFSVCSRQVAFGALLAATAVLYLWNLSASGWANAFYSAAVQAGAQNWTAMLFGSSDPANAITVDKTPAALWVMDLSVRLFGLNSWSILVPQALMGVAAVAVLYAAVRRVSGPGAALLAGAVLAATPVAALMFRFNNPDALLVLLLVVAGYCVTRACERDAGRWWLMAAGVAVGFGFLAKMLQALLVLPGFAVAYLVAGGRPVGRRLLALVGAAAAMVVAGGWYLLLAEVWPPGDRPYIGGSQRDSIVELALGYNGFGRLTGNETGGLGNLNHDVGAGRLFGFGMGLDIAWLLPAALICLGAGLVLTRRAPRTDVTRAALLNWGGWLVVTAVVFSFANGIVHSYYTVALAPAIAAVIGIGAHLLWRNRFHPWCAVALAGAVLVTTVLAAVLLSRHVEWMPWLRAAVAVGGVGVAVLLLVVRRLPDGVARTVAAVAVIVSLASPAAYSVVTAANPHTGAIPSVGPAGGFSGGPPGLLNSPEPDAELTATLARDAHDYRWAAAVVGSNNAAGYQLASGAAVLALGGFNGTDPSPTLEQFQRYVADGDVHYFIGGRSALGFGDRAAQSGSRAAADIADWVQEHFESRLVGGVAVYDLTHGAAS from the coding sequence GTGACCCTGGTTCTTCCTGCCGAGCAGACGCAAAATCGCGCGATCACCGCCGCGAATGGGCGGTTCTCTGTCTGCTCGCGCCAGGTGGCGTTCGGCGCGCTGCTCGCGGCGACCGCGGTGCTCTACCTGTGGAACCTTTCCGCCAGCGGATGGGCCAACGCGTTCTACTCCGCCGCTGTGCAGGCCGGTGCGCAGAACTGGACCGCCATGCTGTTCGGCTCCAGCGATCCCGCCAACGCGATCACCGTCGACAAGACCCCGGCCGCCCTGTGGGTGATGGACTTGTCGGTGCGGCTGTTCGGGCTGAATTCGTGGAGCATCCTGGTGCCGCAGGCGCTGATGGGGGTGGCGGCCGTCGCGGTGCTGTACGCGGCGGTGCGACGGGTCAGCGGTCCGGGCGCCGCGCTGCTGGCCGGTGCCGTTCTCGCCGCCACACCGGTGGCCGCATTGATGTTCCGCTTCAACAACCCCGACGCACTACTGGTGTTGCTACTGGTCGTCGCGGGCTACTGCGTGACACGCGCCTGTGAGCGCGACGCCGGCCGCTGGTGGCTGATGGCGGCGGGGGTGGCGGTCGGGTTCGGCTTCCTGGCCAAGATGCTGCAGGCCCTGCTGGTGTTGCCGGGATTCGCCGTGGCGTACCTCGTCGCCGGCGGCCGCCCGGTCGGCCGCCGCCTGCTCGCGCTGGTCGGCGCCGCGGCGGCGATGGTGGTGGCGGGCGGCTGGTACCTGTTGCTGGCCGAGGTGTGGCCGCCGGGTGACCGCCCGTACATCGGTGGCTCGCAGCGCGACAGCATCGTCGAACTCGCATTGGGCTACAACGGTTTTGGCAGGCTCACCGGTAACGAGACGGGTGGATTGGGCAACCTGAACCACGACGTCGGGGCGGGGCGGCTGTTCGGTTTCGGCATGGGCCTCGACATCGCCTGGCTGCTGCCCGCCGCGCTGATCTGCCTCGGCGCCGGTCTGGTGCTGACCCGGCGGGCACCCCGCACCGACGTCACCCGCGCCGCCCTGCTCAACTGGGGCGGCTGGCTGGTCGTGACGGCTGTGGTGTTCAGCTTCGCCAACGGCATCGTGCACTCGTACTACACGGTGGCGCTCGCGCCCGCGATCGCCGCCGTGATCGGTATCGGCGCACACCTGTTGTGGCGGAATCGGTTTCACCCGTGGTGCGCCGTCGCGCTGGCCGGCGCGGTGCTCGTCACCACCGTACTGGCCGCGGTGCTGCTGTCGCGTCACGTCGAGTGGATGCCGTGGCTGAGGGCCGCGGTCGCGGTCGGGGGAGTGGGAGTCGCCGTGCTGCTGCTGGTGGTGCGCCGGCTGCCCGACGGCGTCGCCCGGACGGTGGCCGCCGTGGCCGTCATCGTGTCTCTCGCGTCACCCGCCGCCTACTCGGTGGTCACCGCGGCGAACCCGCACACCGGCGCGATTCCCTCGGTCGGCCCGGCCGGCGGCTTCAGCGGCGGACCGCCCGGACTGTTGAACTCACCGGAGCCGGACGCCGAGCTCACCGCCACGCTGGCCCGCGATGCGCACGACTACCGCTGGGCCGCAGCGGTGGTCGGGTCCAACAACGCGGCGGGCTACCAATTGGCAAGCGGCGCAGCGGTGTTGGCGCTGGGCGGCTTCAACGGCACCGACCCGTCACCGACGCTCGAACAGTTCCAGCGCTACGTCGCCGACGGTGACGTGCACTACTTCATCGGCGGCCGGTCGGCGCTGGGCTTCGGAGACCGCGCCGCGCAGAGCGGCAGCCGTGCCGCGGCGGACATCGCCGACTGGGTGCAGGAGCACTTCGAGTCGCGACTCGTCGGCGGCGTCGCCGTCTACGACCTCACCCACGGCGCCGCCTCGTGA
- a CDS encoding bifunctional glycosyltransferase family 2/GtrA family protein, with protein sequence MVAMTDTAVELDADRAGRSTFASRPDVVEYARAAGVPVLDVVVPVYNEQAALAASVHRLHRHLRDHFPFPARITIADNASVDATPEIAAQLAADLPDVRFVRLEEKGRGRALHAVWSESDAPVLAYMDVDLSTDLAALAPLVASLISGHSDLAIGTRLSRGARVVRGAKREFISRCYNLILKSTLSARFSDAQCGFKAIRADVAHRLLPYVSDTGWFFDTELLVLAERSGLRIHEVPVDWVDDPDSRVDIVATAKADLKGIGRLLRGFTNGSIPVQVLAAQFDPPRPPAASRSLLRHAVRFGAVGVVSTLAYLLLFVLTRGWLGAQAANLIALGVTAIGNTAANRRFTFGVTGRQGVGRHHLEGLIVFAIALGVTSGSLAALHSVTAEPHRFVELGVLVAANLAATVMRFVLLRGWVFHPRRTR encoded by the coding sequence ATGGTCGCCATGACAGACACCGCCGTGGAACTCGACGCTGACCGCGCGGGCCGGAGCACCTTCGCCTCCCGCCCCGATGTCGTGGAATACGCCCGCGCCGCAGGCGTACCGGTGCTCGACGTCGTCGTCCCCGTGTACAACGAGCAGGCCGCGCTGGCCGCGTCGGTGCACCGCCTGCACCGTCACCTGCGCGACCACTTCCCGTTCCCTGCGCGCATCACCATCGCCGACAACGCCAGCGTCGACGCCACCCCGGAGATCGCCGCGCAACTGGCCGCCGACCTGCCCGACGTGCGGTTCGTTCGACTGGAGGAGAAGGGCCGCGGCCGCGCCCTGCACGCGGTGTGGTCCGAATCCGACGCCCCGGTGCTGGCCTACATGGACGTTGACCTGTCCACCGATCTGGCCGCCCTCGCACCGCTGGTCGCCTCGCTGATATCCGGGCACTCCGACCTCGCGATCGGCACCCGGCTGAGTCGCGGTGCGCGCGTCGTGCGCGGGGCCAAACGCGAGTTCATCTCGCGGTGCTACAACCTCATCCTGAAATCGACGCTGTCGGCGCGCTTCTCGGATGCCCAATGTGGGTTCAAGGCGATCCGCGCCGACGTCGCCCACCGGCTGCTGCCGTACGTATCGGACACCGGATGGTTCTTCGACACCGAACTGCTGGTGCTCGCCGAGCGCAGCGGACTGCGCATCCACGAGGTGCCGGTGGACTGGGTGGACGACCCGGACAGTCGCGTCGACATCGTCGCCACCGCGAAAGCCGACCTCAAGGGCATCGGCCGGCTGTTGCGCGGCTTCACCAACGGTTCGATCCCCGTGCAGGTGCTGGCCGCGCAGTTCGACCCACCGCGGCCGCCTGCCGCCTCGCGGTCGCTGCTGCGCCACGCCGTGCGGTTCGGGGCGGTCGGCGTGGTCTCCACGCTCGCGTACCTGCTGCTGTTCGTGCTGACCCGCGGCTGGCTGGGCGCGCAGGCCGCGAACCTGATCGCGCTGGGGGTGACGGCGATCGGCAACACCGCGGCCAACCGCCGCTTCACCTTCGGGGTGACCGGGCGCCAGGGCGTCGGCCGCCATCACCTCGAAGGCCTCATCGTGTTCGCGATCGCGCTGGGCGTCACCAGCGGGTCGCTGGCCGCGCTGCACTCCGTCACCGCCGAACCGCACCGGTTCGTCGAACTCGGCGTGCTGGTGGCCGCCAACCTCGCCGCGACCGTGATGCGGTTCGTCCTGCTACGCGGCTGGGTCTTCCATCCCCGGCGCACCCGCTGA
- a CDS encoding ArnT family glycosyltransferase has translation MTVTADAPPSTAPAAAQRRVRWERPALLALLAATAVLYLWGLGSSGWANEYYAAAVQAGTQNWTAWLFGSLDPGNSITVDKPPASLWLMVLSARLFGFSAFTMLLPQALMGVASVGVLFAAARRVSGPAAGLIAGAVLAATPVAALMFRFNNPDALLVLLLLVAAYAMVRAIETAGTRWMVLVGCALGFAFLTKMLQAFLVMPGLALAFLVAAPVGLGQRIGKLAVGAVSMIVSAGWFLALVELWPASSRPYIGGSTDNSLLQLALGYNGIQRIAGGGAPGGDGPPGGGPGGAAGRGANLFFGGEPGIGRLFGHSMGVEASWLLPAALIGLAAGVWFTRRAARTDSVRASLLLWGGWLVVTGAVFSFMDGTIHPYYTVALAPAVAALVGIAAAESWRGRRHLAPRLVLAVMMAVTGVWAFVLLNRTPDWVPWLRWAVLILGMVVALVLAVGVHRMRRVAAAVVIAAALAGLAAPTAFAVYNVAHPASGPGTMSGPARGDGFGGMPPGGRRPGGPGGAMDNSAVQDLVRGADSRWAAASIGSMGAAGLQLQTGASIMAIGGFTGGDDSPTLAQFQRYVADGEVRYFIGSDRGGPPGFGRGGTAAEITAWVQQNFTPMQVGGTTVYDLQSG, from the coding sequence ATGACCGTGACCGCTGACGCGCCCCCTTCGACGGCGCCCGCCGCGGCGCAGCGCCGCGTGCGCTGGGAACGCCCCGCACTGCTGGCACTGCTGGCCGCCACCGCCGTGCTCTACCTGTGGGGGCTGGGCTCTTCGGGCTGGGCCAACGAGTACTACGCGGCGGCGGTGCAGGCCGGCACCCAGAACTGGACGGCGTGGCTGTTCGGATCCCTCGACCCCGGCAACTCCATCACCGTGGACAAGCCGCCGGCATCGCTGTGGTTGATGGTGTTGTCCGCCAGGCTGTTCGGTTTCAGCGCGTTCACGATGCTGCTGCCGCAGGCGCTGATGGGCGTGGCATCGGTGGGGGTGCTGTTCGCCGCGGCGCGACGGGTCAGCGGTCCGGCCGCAGGGCTGATCGCCGGTGCGGTGCTGGCCGCGACCCCGGTCGCGGCGCTGATGTTCCGCTTCAACAACCCCGACGCGCTGCTGGTGCTGCTGCTGCTCGTCGCTGCCTACGCGATGGTGCGGGCGATCGAGACCGCCGGCACCCGCTGGATGGTCCTCGTGGGCTGCGCCCTGGGGTTCGCGTTCCTCACCAAGATGCTGCAGGCGTTCCTGGTGATGCCAGGCCTGGCGCTGGCGTTCCTCGTGGCCGCGCCGGTGGGACTGGGGCAGCGGATCGGCAAGCTGGCCGTCGGTGCGGTGTCGATGATCGTGTCAGCCGGCTGGTTCCTCGCGCTGGTCGAGCTGTGGCCCGCCTCGTCGCGGCCGTACATCGGCGGGTCGACCGACAACAGTCTGCTGCAGCTGGCGCTGGGCTACAACGGGATTCAGCGCATCGCCGGTGGCGGCGCGCCGGGCGGCGACGGTCCCCCCGGCGGTGGGCCGGGTGGCGCTGCCGGGCGTGGCGCGAACCTGTTCTTCGGCGGTGAGCCGGGCATCGGCCGGCTGTTCGGGCACTCGATGGGCGTCGAGGCGTCCTGGTTGCTGCCCGCCGCGCTGATCGGTCTTGCCGCGGGCGTCTGGTTCACCCGGCGCGCCGCACGCACCGACTCCGTCCGCGCGAGCCTGCTGCTGTGGGGTGGCTGGCTGGTGGTGACCGGCGCCGTCTTCAGCTTCATGGACGGCACCATCCACCCCTACTACACGGTGGCCTTGGCTCCCGCGGTGGCCGCGCTGGTCGGCATCGCCGCCGCCGAATCATGGCGCGGCAGAAGACACTTGGCGCCCCGGTTGGTGCTGGCCGTGATGATGGCGGTGACCGGCGTCTGGGCGTTCGTCCTGCTGAACCGCACACCCGACTGGGTGCCGTGGCTGCGCTGGGCCGTGCTGATCCTCGGGATGGTGGTCGCGCTGGTGCTCGCGGTCGGCGTGCACCGGATGCGGCGGGTCGCCGCGGCCGTGGTCATCGCCGCGGCGCTGGCCGGTCTGGCGGCGCCCACCGCATTCGCGGTGTACAACGTCGCGCATCCGGCGAGCGGTCCGGGCACCATGTCAGGTCCGGCGCGGGGTGACGGCTTCGGCGGTATGCCACCCGGCGGGAGGCGGCCCGGCGGACCCGGCGGCGCGATGGACAACTCGGCGGTACAGGACCTGGTCCGCGGGGCGGACAGCCGGTGGGCCGCAGCCAGTATCGGCTCGATGGGTGCGGCGGGTCTGCAGTTGCAGACCGGGGCGTCGATCATGGCGATCGGTGGCTTCACCGGCGGGGACGACTCCCCGACGCTCGCCCAGTTCCAGCGCTACGTCGCCGACGGTGAGGTCCGCTACTTCATCGGCAGTGACAGGGGCGGTCCGCCCGGATTCGGGCGCGGCGGCACCGCGGCGGAGATCACCGCCTGGGTGCAGCAGAACTTCACCCCGATGCAGGTCGGTGGAACCACCGTCTACGACCTGCAATCCGGCTGA
- a CDS encoding beta-class carbonic anhydrase, whose product MSVTDEYLKNNAEYAKTFSGPLPLPPSKHVAVVACMDARLDVYRILGLADGEAHVIRNAGGVVTDDEIRSLAISQRLLGTKDIILIHHTDCGMLTFTDDDFKKSIQDETGIKPEWAAEAFGDLEEDVRQSIRRIEASPFVTKHESLRGFVFDVATGRLTEVTL is encoded by the coding sequence ATGTCGGTCACGGACGAGTACCTGAAGAACAACGCGGAGTACGCGAAGACCTTCAGCGGTCCGCTGCCGTTGCCGCCGAGTAAGCACGTCGCGGTCGTGGCGTGCATGGACGCCCGGCTCGACGTCTACCGGATCCTCGGGCTCGCCGACGGTGAGGCGCACGTGATCCGCAACGCCGGCGGGGTGGTCACCGATGACGAGATCCGCTCGCTGGCGATCAGCCAGCGCCTGCTGGGGACGAAGGACATCATCCTCATCCACCACACCGACTGCGGCATGCTGACATTCACCGACGACGACTTCAAGAAGTCGATCCAGGACGAGACCGGCATCAAACCCGAGTGGGCGGCCGAGGCCTTCGGCGATCTCGAAGAGGACGTGCGCCAGTCCATCCGGCGCATCGAGGCCAGCCCCTTCGTCACCAAGCACGAATCGCTGCGCGGCTTCGTATTCGACGTCGCGACCGGCAGGCTCACCGAAGTCACGCTCTGA
- the cysD gene encoding sulfate adenylyltransferase subunit CysD yields the protein MTAAQVAAPEPGQYELSHLRSLEAEAIHIIREVAAEFERPVLLFSGGKDSIVMLHLAIKAFAPARLPFPVMHVDTGHNFDEVIETRDRLVAENGVRLVVASVQEDIDAGRVVDNGPSRNPLQTVTLLRAIRENKFDAAFGGARRDEEKARAKERVFSFRDEFGQWDPKAQRPELWNLYNGRHRKGEHIRVFPLSNWTEYDIWAYIGAEGITLPAIYYAHTRPVFQRDGMLLAVHPYMAPREGEEVFETSVRFRTVGDVTCTGCVESTASTVEDIIAETAVSRLTERGATRADDRISEAGMEDRKREGYF from the coding sequence ATGACAGCCGCTCAGGTAGCCGCGCCGGAGCCGGGCCAGTACGAGCTGAGCCATCTGCGCTCGCTGGAGGCCGAGGCCATCCACATCATCCGCGAGGTCGCCGCCGAGTTCGAGCGGCCGGTGCTGCTGTTCTCCGGCGGCAAGGACTCGATCGTCATGCTCCACCTGGCGATCAAAGCCTTCGCCCCGGCGCGCCTGCCGTTCCCGGTGATGCACGTCGACACAGGACACAACTTCGACGAGGTGATCGAAACCCGTGACCGCCTGGTCGCCGAGAACGGCGTGCGCCTGGTCGTCGCCTCGGTGCAGGAGGACATCGACGCGGGCCGCGTGGTCGACAACGGCCCGTCGCGCAACCCGCTGCAGACCGTCACGCTGCTGCGCGCGATCCGCGAGAACAAGTTCGACGCGGCCTTCGGCGGTGCGCGTCGCGACGAAGAGAAGGCCCGCGCCAAGGAGCGGGTGTTCAGCTTCCGCGACGAATTCGGCCAGTGGGATCCGAAGGCCCAGCGCCCCGAACTGTGGAACCTCTACAACGGCCGCCACCGCAAGGGTGAGCACATCCGGGTCTTTCCGCTGTCGAATTGGACCGAGTACGACATCTGGGCCTACATCGGCGCCGAAGGCATCACGCTGCCCGCGATCTACTACGCCCACACCCGTCCGGTGTTCCAGCGCGACGGGATGCTGCTGGCCGTCCACCCGTACATGGCGCCCCGCGAGGGCGAAGAGGTCTTCGAGACCAGCGTGCGGTTCCGCACGGTCGGGGACGTCACCTGCACCGGGTGCGTGGAATCCACGGCGTCGACGGTCGAGGACATCATCGCCGAGACCGCGGTGTCGCGGCTGACCGAACGCGGCGCGACCCGCGCCGACGACCGCATCTCTGAAGCCGGGATGGAAGACCGCAAGCGCGAGGGGTATTTCTGA
- the cysN gene encoding sulfate adenylyltransferase subunit CysN, translating to MTTLLRIATAGSVDDGKSTLIGRLLYDSKAVMEDQLAAVERTSKERGNDYTDLALVTDGLRSEREQGITIDVAYRYFATAKRKFIIADTPGHIQYTRNMVTGTSTAQLAIVLVDARHGLLEQSRRHAFLASLLGVQHIVLAVNKMDLIDWNQEKFNDIRDEFHAFAARLDIHDVTTIPMSALLGDNVVTKSDKSPWYDGPALLSHLEEVYIAGDRNLTDVRFPVQYVIRPQTRDHADHRSYAGTVASGVMRVGDEVVVLPSGKTSSITAIDSPTGPVVEAFPPMAVSVSLADDIDISRGDVIARVNNQPHVSNEFDATVCWMADASALEPGREYLIKHTTRVTRVRVAALDYRLDVNTLHRDKSATALKLNELGRVTLRTQQPLLLDEYSRNAATGSFILIDPDTNGTVAAGMVRDTTPVANRTATPNTVRHQSLVSAKDRLSRGRTVWFTGLSGSGKSSVAMRVEQKLLERGCPAYVLDGDNLRHGLNADLGFSMADRAENLRRLAHIATLMADSGLTVLVPAISPLVEHRELARAVHVDQGYDFFEVFCDTPLADCERRDPKGLYAKARAGEITHFTGIDSPYQRPKNPDLRLTPDRDVDDLAQQVIDMLDGSR from the coding sequence ATGACAACGCTGCTTCGCATCGCGACCGCGGGTTCGGTCGACGACGGTAAGTCGACGCTGATCGGCCGGCTGCTCTACGACAGCAAGGCCGTCATGGAGGACCAGCTCGCCGCCGTCGAGCGCACCTCCAAGGAGCGCGGGAACGACTACACCGACCTCGCGCTGGTCACCGACGGGCTGCGCTCCGAGCGGGAGCAGGGCATCACGATCGACGTGGCCTACCGCTACTTCGCCACCGCCAAGCGGAAATTCATCATCGCCGACACCCCGGGCCACATCCAGTACACCCGCAACATGGTGACCGGCACGTCGACGGCGCAGCTGGCGATCGTCCTCGTCGACGCCCGGCACGGGCTGCTCGAACAGTCCCGCAGGCATGCCTTCCTGGCCTCGCTGCTCGGCGTGCAGCACATCGTGCTCGCGGTCAACAAGATGGACCTGATCGACTGGAATCAGGAGAAGTTCAACGACATCCGCGACGAGTTCCACGCCTTCGCCGCGCGCCTCGACATCCACGACGTCACCACGATCCCGATGTCGGCACTGCTCGGCGACAACGTCGTCACCAAGTCCGACAAGAGCCCCTGGTACGACGGGCCCGCGCTGCTGAGCCACCTCGAAGAGGTCTACATCGCCGGTGACCGCAACCTGACCGACGTGCGGTTCCCGGTGCAGTACGTGATCCGCCCGCAGACCCGCGACCACGCCGACCACCGCAGCTACGCCGGCACCGTGGCCAGCGGGGTGATGCGTGTGGGCGACGAGGTCGTCGTGCTGCCCAGCGGTAAGACCAGCAGCATCACCGCGATCGACTCGCCGACCGGTCCGGTGGTCGAGGCGTTTCCGCCGATGGCGGTGTCGGTCAGCCTGGCCGACGACATCGACATCTCCCGCGGCGACGTGATCGCCCGGGTGAACAACCAGCCCCACGTGTCGAACGAATTCGACGCGACGGTCTGCTGGATGGCCGACGCGTCGGCGCTCGAACCCGGCCGCGAGTACCTGATCAAACACACCACCCGGGTGACCCGAGTGCGTGTCGCGGCGCTGGACTACCGCCTCGACGTCAACACGCTGCACCGCGACAAGTCGGCGACCGCGCTGAAGCTCAACGAACTGGGACGGGTCACGCTGCGCACGCAGCAGCCGCTGCTGCTCGACGAGTACTCCCGCAACGCCGCGACCGGGTCGTTCATCCTGATCGATCCCGACACCAACGGCACCGTGGCCGCGGGCATGGTCCGCGACACCACGCCGGTCGCGAACCGCACCGCCACCCCGAACACCGTGCGCCACCAGTCGCTGGTCAGCGCGAAGGACCGGCTGTCGAGGGGCCGCACCGTGTGGTTCACCGGCTTGTCGGGATCCGGAAAATCGTCGGTGGCGATGCGGGTGGAGCAGAAACTGCTCGAACGGGGTTGTCCCGCATACGTTCTCGACGGCGACAACCTGCGGCACGGGCTCAACGCCGACCTCGGGTTCTCGATGGCCGACCGGGCGGAGAACCTGCGGCGACTCGCCCACATCGCGACGCTGATGGCCGATTCCGGCCTGACCGTACTGGTGCCGGCGATCAGTCCGCTCGTCGAGCACCGGGAACTGGCCCGCGCCGTCCACGTCGACCAGGGCTACGACTTCTTCGAGGTGTTCTGCGACACCCCGCTGGCCGACTGCGAGCGGCGGGACCCGAAGGGGCTGTACGCCAAGGCGCGCGCCGGGGAGATCACCCACTTCACCGGGATCGACAGCCCGTACCAGCGGCCGAAGAACCCCGATCTGCGGCTGACGCCCGACCGTGACGTCGACGACCTGGCCCAGCAGGTCATCGACATGCTGGACGGCAGCCGGTGA